In endosymbiont of unidentified scaly snail isolate Monju, the following are encoded in one genomic region:
- the trpE gene encoding anthranilate synthase component I, with amino-acid sequence MNPEQFAALQAQGYNRIPVVREVLADLDTPLSVYLKLVDGPYGYLFESVHGGEKWGRYSIIGLPARTRLEVRGGQVRLIGEAGEEVVESDDPLAFVEDFRARFRVPALEGLPRFHGGLVGYFGYDTVGYIEPRLRNPDKPDPLGTPDILLMVSDEVVVFDNLRGRMYIVVHSDVEAGQTLADAEARIETLYRRMQTGAPRPELPPSRKVQESDFVSGFTEAGFKAAVGRIKQYILDGDCMQVVLSQRLSIPFSARPLDLYRALRGLNPSPYMYFLDLDEFQIVGSSPEILVRLEDGEITVRPIAGTRRRGHTEEEDGALETELLADPKELAEHLMLIDLGRNDVGRVARVGTVRLTEKMVVERYSHVMHIVSNVVGELREGLSAMDVLRATFPAGTVSGAPKIRAMEIIDELEPVKRGIYAGAVGYLAWNGNMDTAIAIRTAVIKGGQLHIQAGAGVVADSRPELEWKETMNKGRAVFRAVALAEAGLDRAIGTDGEG; translated from the coding sequence ATGAATCCTGAGCAATTCGCCGCCCTGCAGGCGCAGGGCTACAACCGCATCCCGGTGGTGCGCGAGGTGCTGGCCGACCTCGACACCCCGCTCAGCGTTTATCTCAAGCTGGTCGACGGTCCCTACGGCTATCTCTTTGAATCGGTCCACGGCGGCGAGAAGTGGGGCCGCTATTCCATCATCGGCCTGCCGGCCCGCACCCGCCTGGAGGTGCGTGGCGGCCAGGTGCGCCTGATCGGCGAGGCCGGCGAGGAGGTGGTCGAGAGTGACGACCCGCTGGCCTTCGTGGAGGATTTCCGCGCCCGCTTCCGGGTGCCGGCGCTCGAGGGGCTGCCGCGCTTCCACGGCGGCCTGGTGGGCTATTTCGGCTATGACACCGTCGGCTACATCGAGCCGCGCCTGCGCAATCCCGACAAGCCCGACCCGTTGGGTACGCCCGACATCCTGCTGATGGTCTCGGACGAGGTGGTGGTGTTCGACAATCTGCGCGGGCGCATGTACATCGTGGTACACTCCGATGTGGAGGCCGGACAGACCCTGGCGGATGCCGAGGCGCGGATCGAGACGCTCTACCGGCGCATGCAGACCGGGGCCCCGCGCCCGGAATTGCCGCCGTCACGGAAAGTGCAGGAGTCGGACTTCGTCTCCGGCTTCACCGAGGCGGGCTTCAAGGCGGCGGTGGGGCGCATCAAGCAGTACATCCTCGACGGCGACTGCATGCAGGTGGTGCTCTCGCAGCGCCTGAGCATCCCCTTCTCGGCGCGCCCGCTGGATCTGTACCGCGCGCTGCGCGGGCTCAATCCCTCGCCCTACATGTACTTCCTCGATCTCGACGAATTCCAGATCGTCGGCTCCTCGCCGGAGATCCTGGTGCGCCTGGAAGACGGCGAGATCACGGTGCGGCCCATCGCCGGTACCCGCCGTCGCGGTCACACCGAGGAAGAAGATGGTGCGCTGGAGACCGAACTGCTGGCCGATCCCAAGGAGCTGGCCGAGCACCTGATGCTGATCGACCTGGGGCGCAACGACGTGGGCCGGGTGGCCAGGGTCGGCACGGTGCGGCTCACCGAGAAGATGGTGGTGGAGCGCTATTCGCACGTGATGCACATCGTCTCCAATGTCGTTGGTGAACTGCGTGAGGGGCTGTCCGCCATGGACGTGCTGCGCGCCACCTTCCCGGCCGGTACCGTTTCGGGGGCGCCCAAGATCCGCGCCATGGAGATCATCGACGAGCTCGAGCCGGTCAAGCGCGGCATCTATGCCGGCGCGGTGGGGTACCTAGCCTGGAACGGCAATATGGATACCGCGATTGCCATCCGCACTGCGGTGATCAAGGGGGGGCAGTTGCATATCCAGGCGGGTGCCGGGGTGGTTGCCGACTCGCGCCCGGAACTGGAGTGGAAGGAGACCATGAACAAGGGGCGGGCGGTGTTCCGCGCGGTGGCGTTGGCCGAGGCCGGCCTGGACAGGGCGATCGGTACGGATGGGGAGGGCTGA
- the crp gene encoding cAMP-activated global transcriptional regulator CRP — translation MTQSSTTSSIAKPPPQDPAWLEPFLAHCHRRKYPAKTDFIHPGDSADSIFYLVSGQVTVLMEDDDGREIILTYLNKGEFIGEMGLFVPQPTRSVTVRTRAPCELAEISYTKLENLFESDLKEHAKDILYAIGRQLTERLVATSQKVSHLAFLDVTGRIAGTLLDLCKQPDAMTHPDGMQIRITRQEIGRIVGCSREMAGRVLKDLEERGLISVSGKTIVVFGTR, via the coding sequence ATGACGCAATCCAGCACCACCAGCAGCATCGCCAAACCGCCCCCCCAGGATCCTGCTTGGCTGGAACCCTTTCTGGCACACTGTCACCGTAGAAAATACCCGGCCAAAACAGATTTCATTCACCCGGGCGACTCGGCCGACAGCATCTTCTACCTGGTCTCCGGCCAGGTGACGGTACTGATGGAAGACGACGACGGCCGCGAAATCATCCTCACCTACCTCAACAAGGGCGAGTTCATCGGCGAGATGGGCCTGTTCGTACCGCAGCCCACCCGCTCGGTGACGGTGCGCACCCGCGCACCCTGCGAGCTGGCGGAGATCTCCTACACCAAGCTCGAAAACCTGTTCGAGAGCGACCTGAAGGAGCATGCCAAGGACATCCTGTATGCCATTGGTCGCCAGCTCACCGAACGCCTGGTGGCCACCAGCCAGAAAGTGAGTCACCTCGCCTTTCTGGATGTCACCGGACGCATCGCCGGCACCCTGCTCGACCTGTGCAAGCAGCCCGACGCCATGACCCATCCCGACGGCATGCAGATCCGCATCACCCGCCAGGAGATCGGCCGCATCGTCGGCTGCTCGCGCGAGATGGCCGGACGGGTACTCAAGGACCTGGAGGAGCGCGGCCTGATCAGCGTCAGCGGCAAGACTATCGTGGTCTTTGGCACCCGCTGA
- a CDS encoding Gfo/Idh/MocA family protein has protein sequence MAKLAVGVVGVGYLGRFHALIHARHPEAELVGVVDTDAQTARKVAEEAGCAVFEDVGALLEQVEAVSIVVPTTAHLEVARPFLQAGRHVLLEKPIASTVEEGGEIVRLAREAGVVLQIGHLERFNAGVMALAERIESPRFIEAHRMSPFVARATDVDVISDLMIHDIDIVLSLIDSEIANISAAGAAVLTDHLDIANARLEFANGAVANVIASRVSRERMRRIRVFEHHRYQSLDFIEQALDIAYPQQKDGAEWPEIVTERVAIEPVKPLDAEIDAFVRCIRDGEPPLVGGEVGLRALEAALQVKEKIEASSAP, from the coding sequence GTGGCAAAACTTGCTGTCGGGGTGGTTGGTGTCGGCTACCTGGGGCGTTTTCATGCCCTGATCCATGCGCGGCATCCCGAGGCCGAACTGGTCGGCGTGGTCGATACCGATGCGCAGACTGCCCGCAAGGTGGCCGAAGAGGCCGGTTGTGCAGTGTTCGAGGACGTCGGTGCCCTGCTCGAGCAGGTCGAGGCGGTGAGCATCGTGGTGCCCACCACGGCTCACCTCGAGGTGGCCCGCCCCTTTTTGCAGGCCGGGCGGCACGTGTTGCTGGAGAAGCCCATCGCCTCCACCGTCGAGGAGGGGGGAGAGATCGTGCGTCTGGCGCGCGAGGCCGGTGTGGTGTTGCAGATCGGGCATCTCGAGCGTTTCAACGCCGGGGTGATGGCGCTGGCCGAGCGTATCGAATCGCCACGCTTCATCGAGGCGCACCGCATGAGTCCCTTCGTGGCGCGGGCCACCGACGTGGACGTCATCTCCGACCTGATGATCCACGACATCGATATCGTGCTGTCGCTGATCGACAGCGAGATCGCGAACATCTCGGCAGCCGGCGCGGCGGTGCTCACCGACCACCTGGACATCGCCAATGCGCGGCTGGAATTCGCCAACGGCGCGGTGGCCAACGTGATCGCCAGCCGGGTCTCGCGCGAGCGCATGCGGCGCATCCGTGTGTTCGAACACCACCGCTACCAGTCGCTCGACTTCATCGAACAGGCCCTGGACATCGCCTACCCACAGCAGAAGGACGGCGCCGAATGGCCGGAAATCGTTACCGAGCGTGTCGCCATCGAGCCGGTCAAGCCGCTGGATGCCGAGATCGACGCCTTCGTACGCTGCATTCGTGACGGCGAGCCCCCGCTGGTGGGTGGCGAGGTTGGCCTGCGGGCGCTGGAGGCGGCCCTCCAGGTCAAGGAAAAGATCGAGGCCTCGTCGGCCCCCTGA
- the apaG gene encoding Co2+/Mg2+ efflux protein ApaG translates to MNVANTPEIDIKVEVTHVAEQSDPEANRYAFAYTITISNLGQEAARLLRRHWVITDSNGKVQEVRGEGVVGEQPHIQPGEYFQYTSGAVIETPVGTMEGEYEMVTSDGRDFLAHIPRFTLAIPRTLH, encoded by the coding sequence ATGAACGTCGCCAATACCCCCGAAATCGACATCAAGGTCGAGGTCACCCATGTCGCGGAGCAATCCGACCCGGAGGCCAACCGTTACGCCTTTGCCTACACCATCACCATCAGCAACCTGGGACAGGAGGCCGCCCGGCTGCTGCGCCGTCACTGGGTGATCACCGACTCGAACGGCAAGGTGCAGGAGGTGCGCGGCGAAGGGGTGGTCGGCGAGCAGCCGCACATCCAGCCCGGAGAGTATTTCCAGTACACCAGTGGGGCGGTGATCGAGACACCGGTGGGCACCATGGAAGGGGAATACGAGATGGTCACCAGCGACGGCCGTGACTTTCTCGCGCACATCCCCCGCTTCACCCTCGCCATCCCGCGCACCCTGCACTGA
- a CDS encoding anthranilate synthase component II has protein sequence MLLMIDNYDSFTFNIVQYLGELGAEVKVVRNDEIDINGIETLAPERLVISPGPCTPHEAGISVEAIRHFAGRLPILGACLGHQSIGEAFGARIVHAREVMHGKTSPVYHADVGVFTGLDNPFRATRYHSLVIERESLPDCLEVTAWTEHDGEVDEIMGVRHREHDIQGVQFHPESILTEQGHQLLKNFLDGKWPQRAQRA, from the coding sequence GTGCTGCTGATGATCGACAATTACGATTCCTTCACCTTCAACATCGTGCAGTACCTGGGTGAGCTGGGCGCCGAGGTGAAGGTGGTGCGCAACGACGAGATCGACATCAATGGCATCGAGACCCTGGCCCCGGAACGGCTGGTGATCTCCCCCGGTCCCTGCACTCCGCACGAGGCCGGCATTTCGGTCGAGGCCATCCGCCACTTTGCCGGGCGCCTGCCCATCCTGGGGGCCTGCCTGGGACACCAGTCCATCGGCGAGGCCTTCGGCGCGCGCATCGTGCATGCGCGCGAGGTGATGCACGGAAAGACCTCGCCGGTATACCACGCCGATGTCGGGGTGTTCACCGGGCTCGACAACCCGTTCCGCGCCACCCGTTATCATTCGCTGGTGATCGAAAGGGAGTCGCTGCCGGACTGTCTCGAGGTGACCGCCTGGACCGAGCATGATGGCGAGGTGGACGAGATCATGGGCGTCCGTCACCGCGAACACGACATCCAGGGCGTGCAGTTCCACCCGGAATCCATCCTCACCGAGCAGGGGCACCAGCTGCTGAAGAATTTTCTGGATGGTAAATGGCCGCAAAGGGCGCAAAGGGCTTGA
- a CDS encoding Crp/Fnr family transcriptional regulator, which translates to MSRFLKPRARPTQCAACPIRQNALFQVVPVSYIDDAQSRRTDQYHLPARRLLYEEGAPATMAYTLYEGWLMLYRSHSDGRRQGLRVALPGDFLGYMPPGEGYIHHSALAITNAVVCGFGQAGLHEMMGKHPDLAAHITRIQARYMASCQSAMLGLGRKTAEQRIAFLIAELFHRLRKRRLRMDGIARAERQRLEILDLDALVRLGEFVETE; encoded by the coding sequence CAGGTTCCTGAAGCCGCGTGCCCGGCCGACCCAGTGCGCGGCCTGTCCCATCCGCCAGAACGCGCTGTTCCAGGTGGTACCCGTCAGCTATATAGATGATGCCCAGTCGCGGCGTACCGACCAGTATCACCTGCCGGCGCGGCGTCTGCTCTATGAGGAGGGGGCGCCGGCGACCATGGCCTACACCCTCTACGAAGGGTGGTTGATGTTGTACCGTTCGCATTCCGACGGGCGCCGCCAGGGGCTGCGCGTGGCCCTGCCTGGCGACTTCTTGGGTTACATGCCGCCCGGCGAGGGGTATATCCACCATTCCGCGCTGGCAATCACCAACGCGGTGGTCTGCGGTTTTGGCCAGGCTGGCCTGCACGAGATGATGGGCAAGCATCCCGATCTGGCCGCGCACATCACCCGTATCCAGGCGCGCTACATGGCCAGTTGCCAGAGCGCCATGCTGGGCCTGGGGCGCAAGACCGCCGAGCAGCGCATCGCCTTCCTGATTGCCGAGCTGTTCCACCGGCTGCGCAAGCGGCGCCTGCGGATGGATGGCATCGCTCGCGCCGAGCGACAGCGGCTGGAGATTCTCGATCTGGATGCCCTGGTCCGGTTGGGCGAGTTCGTCGAAACCGAGTAG
- a CDS encoding c-type cytochrome, whose amino-acid sequence MFLFVLGALVAFTILIMFAAGSVSETLEEKHGSDSRKQAAIAERIKPVGEVAVAKAGAAPAAPRSGKDVVGAVCGACHATGALNAPKIGSADQWQPRFDANGGLDGLVKSAIAGKGAMPPRGGGNVSDEELRNAITYMLKQAGIDAGAGDGKAAAAAPVSPAQAAADMVGSAVEAATQAAGPAMNAVTEAVAPGASQPAAAPAVEDASALAQAKGCLGCHQVAAKVLGPAYKDVAAKYRGDAGALDRLVAKVKSGGAGVWGQIPMPPNNVSDEEATRLVKWILSLQ is encoded by the coding sequence ATGTTTCTCTTCGTTCTGGGCGCTCTGGTCGCCTTTACCATCCTCATCATGTTTGCCGCCGGCTCGGTGAGTGAAACGCTCGAGGAGAAACACGGCAGCGACAGCCGTAAGCAGGCCGCAATCGCCGAGCGCATCAAGCCGGTGGGCGAGGTGGCCGTGGCCAAGGCCGGTGCCGCGCCCGCCGCCCCGCGTTCCGGCAAGGACGTGGTTGGCGCCGTCTGCGGCGCCTGCCACGCCACCGGCGCGCTGAATGCGCCCAAGATCGGCAGCGCCGATCAGTGGCAGCCGCGCTTCGACGCCAACGGCGGTCTCGACGGTCTGGTCAAGAGCGCCATTGCCGGCAAGGGCGCCATGCCGCCGCGTGGGGGCGGCAATGTCAGCGACGAGGAACTGCGTAACGCCATTACCTACATGTTGAAGCAGGCCGGTATCGATGCCGGTGCTGGCGATGGCAAGGCCGCGGCGGCTGCGCCGGTCAGCCCGGCACAGGCCGCTGCCGACATGGTCGGCAGCGCCGTCGAGGCGGCGACCCAGGCTGCGGGCCCGGCAATGAATGCCGTCACCGAGGCGGTGGCGCCTGGCGCCAGTCAGCCTGCCGCCGCGCCGGCGGTCGAAGACGCCAGCGCGCTGGCCCAGGCCAAGGGTTGCCTGGGTTGTCACCAGGTGGCGGCCAAGGTGCTCGGCCCGGCCTACAAGGATGTTGCGGCCAAGTACCGCGGGGATGCGGGGGCGCTCGACCGCCTGGTGGCCAAGGTCAAGTCCGGTGGCGCCGGTGTCTGGGGGCAGATCCCCATGCCGCCCAACAACGTGAGCGACGAGGAGGCTACCCGCCTGGTGAAGTGGATCCTCAGCCTGCAGTGA
- the trpD gene encoding anthranilate phosphoribosyltransferase: MNMSQAIARVVDRGDLSAGEMTEVMRTIMTGGATDAQIGGFLIGLRMKGETVTEIAAAASVMRELAAGVDIGGLPHAVDIVGTGGDASGTFNISTASMFVAAAAGCHVAKHGNRSVSSKSGSADALEAAGIHLGLTPEQVEQCVREVGVGFMFAPGHHSAMKHAIGPRKEMGVRTIFNVLGPLTNPAGVPNLLLGVFSETLLEPLAEVLRELGARHVMVVHAREGLNEIGIGDLTDVAELRDGEIRRYTIDPAEHGIERAGLETIRAEGPEESLAAILRVFAGEPGPARDIVTLNAGAAIYVAGVADSLAAGLVRAREAIDSGEAERRLQRLAELSQRPGAA; encoded by the coding sequence ATGAACATGTCTCAGGCAATCGCGCGGGTGGTCGATCGGGGGGATCTCTCGGCCGGGGAGATGACCGAGGTAATGCGCACCATCATGACCGGCGGCGCCACCGATGCGCAGATCGGTGGTTTCCTGATCGGTCTGCGCATGAAGGGTGAGACGGTGACCGAGATCGCGGCCGCGGCCTCGGTGATGCGCGAGCTGGCTGCCGGCGTGGATATCGGCGGGCTGCCGCACGCGGTGGATATCGTGGGCACCGGGGGCGATGCCTCCGGCACCTTCAACATCTCGACGGCCAGCATGTTCGTGGCCGCCGCCGCGGGCTGTCACGTGGCCAAGCACGGCAACCGCTCGGTCTCCAGCAAGTCGGGCAGCGCCGACGCGCTGGAGGCTGCGGGCATTCACCTGGGGCTGACCCCCGAACAGGTCGAGCAATGCGTGCGCGAGGTCGGCGTGGGCTTCATGTTCGCACCCGGTCACCACAGTGCCATGAAACACGCCATCGGCCCGCGCAAGGAGATGGGGGTGCGCACCATCTTCAACGTTCTTGGGCCACTCACCAATCCCGCGGGGGTGCCCAACCTGCTGCTCGGGGTGTTCAGTGAAACCCTGCTCGAGCCGCTGGCCGAAGTGTTGCGTGAGCTGGGTGCGCGCCATGTCATGGTGGTGCATGCGCGCGAGGGGCTGAACGAGATCGGCATCGGCGATCTCACCGACGTGGCCGAACTGCGCGATGGCGAGATCCGTCGTTACACCATCGATCCGGCCGAGCACGGCATCGAGCGCGCCGGGCTGGAGACGATCCGCGCCGAGGGCCCCGAGGAGAGCCTGGCTGCCATCCTCCGGGTATTTGCCGGCGAGCCGGGACCGGCGCGTGACATCGTCACCCTCAACGCCGGGGCGGCCATCTACGTGGCGGGCGTGGCCGACTCGCTGGCCGCGGGCCTGGTCCGGGCACGCGAGGCCATCGACAGCGGTGAAGCCGAGCGCCGCCTGCAGCGGCTGGCCGAGCTGAGCCAGCGCCCGGGGGCGGCATGA
- a CDS encoding symmetrical bis(5'-nucleosyl)-tetraphosphatase — translation MAVYAVGDVQGCYDALRAALDGVSFDPARDRLWFVGDLVNRGPQSLEVLRFVHGLGKAATVVLGNHDLHLLALAAGHGLPGDKDHLDEVLAAPDRDELIDWLRHCPLLHHEPALDFTLLHAGLPPQWTLTEATAHAQEVESVLRSDDHPAFFAHMYGNQPDRWSEELAGMDRLRFITNCFTRLRFVTPDGRLLLKEKGPPGSAQDPQALPWFDHPGRASRGERIVCGHWSTLGYMARHNVWAIDTGCLWGGRLTLLRIDGAEPRPFAHECPGAQDPARFA, via the coding sequence ATGGCGGTCTACGCCGTCGGTGACGTCCAGGGTTGCTACGACGCGCTACGCGCAGCCCTCGATGGCGTAAGCTTCGACCCCGCACGCGACCGGTTGTGGTTCGTGGGCGACCTGGTGAACCGCGGGCCGCAGTCGCTCGAGGTGCTGCGTTTCGTGCACGGACTGGGCAAAGCCGCAACGGTAGTACTGGGCAACCACGACCTGCACCTGCTGGCGCTGGCCGCCGGGCACGGCCTGCCGGGCGACAAGGACCATCTCGATGAGGTCCTCGCTGCGCCCGACCGTGACGAGCTGATCGACTGGCTACGCCACTGCCCCCTGCTGCATCACGAACCGGCCCTGGACTTCACCCTGCTCCACGCCGGGCTGCCACCGCAATGGACACTGACCGAAGCGACGGCGCATGCGCAAGAGGTGGAATCGGTGCTGCGCAGCGACGACCATCCTGCCTTTTTTGCCCACATGTATGGCAATCAGCCGGATCGCTGGTCGGAGGAACTCGCCGGCATGGACCGCCTGCGATTCATTACCAACTGCTTCACGCGGCTGCGCTTCGTGACCCCCGACGGCCGGCTGCTGCTCAAGGAGAAGGGGCCGCCAGGCTCGGCGCAGGACCCGCAGGCCCTGCCCTGGTTCGATCACCCTGGGCGCGCCAGCCGCGGGGAGCGCATCGTCTGCGGCCACTGGTCCACCCTGGGCTATATGGCGCGTCACAACGTCTGGGCCATCGACACCGGCTGCCTCTGGGGCGGTCGCCTGACCCTGCTGCGCATCGACGGGGCCGAACCACGCCCCTTTGCCCACGAGTGCCCCGGTGCACAGGACCCGGCACGCTTTGCCTGA
- the trpC gene encoding indole-3-glycerol phosphate synthase TrpC, with protein sequence MSGTPDILKKIVARKHEEIAERRAAVPETELAARVREIDAPRGFVAALEARIAAGQAGVIAEIKKASPSKGVLREHFDPATIAASYARHGAACLSVLTDRDFFQGSEAYLQQARAACELPVLRKDFIVDPYQVIEARAIGADCILLIAACLDDAQMTELNARAQALGMDVLVEVHDAGELERALALPGALLGINNRNLRTFEVSLETTIELLLPAIPGGRLVVTESGILAPQDVHYMRENGVHAFLVGEAFMRADDPGVRLAELFA encoded by the coding sequence ATGAGCGGCACGCCGGACATCCTGAAGAAGATCGTCGCGCGCAAGCACGAAGAGATTGCCGAGCGCCGCGCCGCTGTGCCCGAAACCGAGCTGGCCGCGCGCGTCCGCGAGATCGACGCCCCGCGCGGCTTCGTCGCCGCCCTCGAGGCGCGCATCGCTGCGGGACAGGCCGGCGTGATCGCCGAGATCAAGAAGGCCTCGCCGTCCAAGGGGGTGCTGCGCGAGCACTTCGACCCGGCGACGATCGCCGCCAGCTATGCCCGGCACGGGGCTGCCTGCCTGTCGGTGCTCACCGACCGTGACTTCTTTCAGGGCAGCGAGGCCTACCTGCAACAGGCGCGTGCGGCCTGCGAGTTGCCGGTGCTGCGCAAGGATTTCATCGTCGACCCCTACCAGGTGATCGAGGCGCGGGCCATCGGGGCGGACTGCATTCTGCTGATCGCCGCTTGCCTGGATGATGCGCAGATGACCGAACTCAACGCCCGGGCCCAGGCGCTCGGTATGGACGTGCTGGTGGAGGTGCATGATGCCGGTGAGCTGGAGCGCGCGCTGGCGCTGCCGGGGGCGCTGCTGGGGATCAACAATCGCAACTTGCGCACCTTCGAGGTGAGTCTGGAGACCACCATTGAACTACTGCTGCCGGCCATTCCCGGCGGTCGCCTGGTGGTGACGGAGAGCGGCATCCTGGCGCCGCAGGACGTGCACTACATGCGCGAGAACGGGGTACACGCCTTCCTGGTTGGCGAGGCCTTCATGCGCGCCGACGACCCTGGCGTACGGCTCGCCGAGTTGTTTGCCTGA
- the speD gene encoding adenosylmethionine decarboxylase, with product MRASRMKLHGFNNLTKTLSFNIYDICYAATPAQVKEYIEYIDEAYNAERLTHILQDVAEIIGANILNIARQDYDPQGASVTMLISEEPVAARELSNTEAPGPLPEAIVGHLDKSHLTVHTYPESHPDNGISTFRVDIDVSTCGRISPLKALNYLIHSFDSDIVTMDYRVRGFTRDVNGKKHYIDHKINSIQNFLARDTRERYQIIDVNVYQENLFHTKMMLKDFDLDSYLFGIDAEDIPPREQREITDKLRREMLEIFYGRNIARGRLR from the coding sequence ATGCGTGCCTCGCGCATGAAACTGCACGGGTTCAATAACCTGACCAAGACGCTCAGTTTCAATATCTACGATATCTGCTATGCCGCCACGCCGGCGCAGGTGAAGGAGTACATCGAGTACATCGACGAGGCCTACAACGCCGAGCGCTTGACCCACATCCTGCAGGACGTGGCCGAGATCATCGGCGCCAATATTCTCAACATCGCGCGCCAGGACTACGATCCCCAGGGGGCCAGCGTGACCATGCTGATCTCCGAGGAGCCGGTGGCGGCGCGCGAGCTGTCCAATACCGAGGCCCCGGGCCCTCTGCCGGAGGCCATCGTGGGGCATCTGGACAAGAGCCACCTCACGGTGCACACCTACCCCGAGAGCCATCCCGACAACGGGATCTCGACCTTCCGCGTGGACATCGACGTGTCCACCTGCGGACGCATCTCGCCGCTCAAGGCACTCAACTACCTGATCCACAGCTTCGATTCGGACATCGTCACCATGGACTATCGGGTGCGCGGCTTCACCCGGGACGTCAACGGCAAGAAGCACTACATCGACCACAAGATCAATTCGATCCAAAACTTCCTGGCGCGGGATACCCGCGAGCGCTACCAGATCATCGATGTCAACGTGTACCAGGAGAACCTGTTCCACACCAAGATGATGCTCAAGGACTTCGACCTGGACAGCTATCTGTTCGGTATCGATGCCGAGGATATCCCGCCACGCGAGCAACGCGAGATCACCGACAAGTTGCGCCGCGAGATGCTGGAGATCTTCTACGGCCGCAACATCGCCCGCGGCCGGTTGCGCTGA
- a CDS encoding sulfur globule family protein codes for MKKIIAIAAIIASAQAAAFWDSNNGSTNGAYNGNGDFVGNGNAEGEATFSMTFKGRGKTAGDFKGNGSTDGNFSGYGYDQPYYAPYYYGAPVAPAAAPAPAAAPAAPQAPAAK; via the coding sequence ATGAAAAAGATCATCGCTATCGCTGCCATCATCGCTTCCGCCCAGGCCGCTGCCTTCTGGGATTCCAACAATGGTTCCACCAACGGTGCCTACAACGGCAACGGCGACTTCGTCGGCAACGGCAACGCCGAAGGCGAGGCCACCTTCTCCATGACCTTCAAGGGCCGTGGCAAGACCGCTGGCGACTTCAAGGGCAACGGCTCGACCGACGGCAACTTCTCGGGCTATGGTTACGACCAGCCCTACTATGCGCCCTACTACTATGGCGCCCCGGTGGCACCGGCTGCCGCTCCGGCCCCGGCTGCTGCCCCCGCCGCTCCGCAGGCCCCGGCCGCCAAGTAA
- a CDS encoding OsmC family protein: MKARVKWIEGALMLGESPSGHAVVMDGPEEHGGRNLGVRPMEMLLLGMGGCSEFDVVHILKKSRQDVRFCEVELTAERAETEPKVFTRIHAHFRVGGPGLSEKVVERAVKLSAEKYCSASIMLGAMAEITHSFELVEVD; the protein is encoded by the coding sequence ATGAAAGCACGAGTAAAGTGGATCGAAGGCGCCCTGATGCTGGGCGAGTCGCCCAGTGGGCACGCGGTGGTGATGGATGGCCCCGAGGAGCACGGTGGACGCAACCTCGGGGTGCGGCCGATGGAGATGCTGTTGCTGGGCATGGGTGGATGCAGCGAATTCGACGTGGTGCACATCCTGAAGAAGTCCCGCCAGGACGTGCGCTTCTGCGAGGTGGAGCTTACCGCCGAGCGGGCAGAGACCGAGCCGAAGGTGTTCACCCGCATCCATGCGCATTTCCGGGTCGGCGGGCCAGGGCTGAGCGAAAAGGTGGTCGAGCGCGCGGTGAAACTGAGCGCTGAAAAGTATTGCTCGGCCTCCATCATGCTCGGCGCCATGGCCGAGATCACCCACAGCTTCGAACTGGTGGAAGTCGATTGA
- a CDS encoding ankyrin repeat domain-containing protein, translated as MKGRLIGMVLVSLLSGGEVLALDAGAQLLAAVGQGRVQAVRDLLAAGGDANVKNPAGVPALLLAARAGNVRSARALLLAVADVNAVDAAGNTALMDASAYGHAEVVALLLRAGADPNLKNAAGKTALARATLAGEVAIVEQLKAAGAVDESADDEKKDGKS; from the coding sequence ATGAAAGGGCGATTGATAGGCATGGTGCTGGTCTCTCTGCTGTCGGGCGGCGAAGTCCTGGCGCTCGATGCCGGTGCGCAACTGCTGGCCGCCGTGGGGCAGGGCCGGGTACAGGCGGTGCGCGACCTGCTCGCTGCCGGTGGTGACGCCAATGTCAAGAATCCCGCGGGTGTGCCGGCCCTGCTGCTGGCGGCGCGGGCGGGCAACGTGCGTAGCGCACGTGCGCTGCTGCTGGCCGTGGCCGATGTCAACGCGGTGGATGCCGCAGGCAACACCGCGCTGATGGATGCCAGCGCCTATGGTCATGCCGAGGTAGTGGCCCTGCTGTTGCGCGCGGGTGCCGATCCGAACCTCAAGAACGCCGCCGGCAAGACCGCCCTGGCACGCGCCACCCTCGCCGGCGAGGTGGCCATCGTCGAGCAACTCAAGGCCGCCGGGGCAGTCGACGAGTCGGCCGACGACGAGAAGAAGGACGGCAAGTCCTGA